From Chelatococcus sp. YT9, a single genomic window includes:
- a CDS encoding ABC transporter permease — MASITASGPARGFRLKSLAQRLEVRMLGLALVIGLCLSLLSPYFLTQSNIFNMLDQSVVIGIVAVGMTFVILTGGIDLSVGSVAGLTGIILGLSLQQMPIVPAIAVAVLAGGGIGLVSGLLINVFGLAAFVVTLGVMAIGRSLAYILSGQTAISNIPDAMQNIVYTNILGIPSNVLFLIVLYLVAWAYLTYTKGGRTIYAVGSNKEAARAAGLNTLFYSVLPYVLSGALSAVAVTFSISQLLSADPLMGNSMELDAIAAVVIGGASLYGGRGSMIGTLIGVFIMVMIRNGLNLMGVSPFWQGSAIGTIIIVALLVERLVSSRASR, encoded by the coding sequence ATGGCATCGATCACCGCTTCGGGGCCGGCGCGCGGTTTCCGCCTCAAAAGCCTGGCGCAGCGGCTTGAAGTGCGCATGCTGGGGCTGGCGCTCGTCATCGGCCTCTGCCTGTCGCTGCTGTCGCCTTACTTCCTTACACAATCGAACATCTTCAACATGCTCGACCAGTCGGTGGTGATCGGCATCGTCGCGGTCGGCATGACCTTCGTGATCCTGACCGGCGGCATCGATCTCTCGGTCGGGTCGGTCGCGGGACTTACGGGCATCATCCTGGGGCTGTCGCTCCAGCAGATGCCGATCGTGCCGGCGATCGCGGTGGCCGTTCTCGCCGGGGGCGGCATTGGGCTCGTCTCCGGGCTGCTCATCAACGTCTTCGGCCTCGCGGCCTTCGTAGTAACGCTCGGCGTCATGGCGATCGGCCGAAGTCTTGCCTATATCCTCTCGGGCCAGACGGCGATCTCCAATATTCCCGATGCAATGCAGAATATCGTTTACACGAATATTCTCGGAATTCCCTCGAACGTCCTTTTTCTGATCGTTCTTTATCTCGTCGCCTGGGCCTATCTCACCTATACCAAGGGTGGCCGTACGATCTATGCGGTGGGGTCGAACAAGGAGGCGGCGCGGGCGGCGGGCCTCAACACGCTGTTCTATTCCGTGCTGCCCTACGTGCTGTCGGGCGCGCTCTCGGCGGTAGCGGTGACATTCTCCATCAGCCAACTCCTGTCCGCCGACCCGCTGATGGGCAATTCCATGGAGCTCGATGCCATCGCCGCCGTCGTCATCGGCGGCGCCAGCCTCTACGGCGGACGCGGCTCGATGATCGGCACGCTCATCGGCGTGTTCATCATGGTGATGATCCGCAACGGCCTCAACCTCATGGGCGTATCGCCCTTCTGGCAGGGCTCGGCCATCGGCACCATCATCATCGTGGCGCTCCTCGTGGAGCGCCTCGTCAGCAGCCGCGCCAGCCGGTAA